Proteins co-encoded in one Acidimicrobiales bacterium genomic window:
- the ureG gene encoding urease accessory protein UreG encodes MPRENHHGRPLRLGIGGPVGSGKTALVAELCKALVGRIDLAVVTNDIYTTEDADFLRRAGVLDAERIAAVQTGCCPHTAIRDDITANLDAIERVEGAFPNLQLIVVESGGDNLTATFSSGLVDRQVFVVDVAGGDKVPRKGGPGVTRSDLLVVNKVDLAALVGADLGVMESDARAMRGRGPVVMTSLRTRHGVAELLGWIEGWVDPAGRQSADLAARVNASPG; translated from the coding sequence TTGCCTCGTGAGAACCATCATGGTCGACCGCTCCGCCTCGGCATCGGGGGCCCGGTCGGAAGCGGCAAGACGGCGCTGGTCGCCGAGCTGTGCAAGGCCCTGGTCGGCCGAATCGATCTGGCCGTCGTGACAAACGACATCTACACCACCGAGGACGCTGATTTCCTGCGCCGTGCGGGGGTGCTCGACGCCGAGCGGATCGCGGCCGTGCAGACCGGGTGTTGCCCCCACACTGCGATCCGCGATGACATCACCGCGAACCTGGATGCGATAGAGCGGGTCGAGGGCGCGTTCCCAAACCTTCAGCTGATCGTCGTGGAGAGTGGCGGGGACAACCTCACTGCGACCTTCAGCTCCGGGCTCGTGGATCGTCAAGTCTTCGTCGTCGATGTCGCTGGGGGTGACAAGGTGCCGCGCAAGGGTGGTCCCGGCGTGACTCGATCCGACCTGCTCGTGGTCAACAAGGTCGACCTCGCTGCGCTGGTCGGCGCCGATCTGGGAGTCATGGAGTCTGACGCCAGGGCCATGCGGGGGCGAGGTCCCGTCGTGATGACGTCCTTGCGGACCCGTCACGGCGTGGCCGAGCTCCTCGGCTGGATCGAGGGTTGGGTGGACCCGGCGGGACGACAATCGGCCGACCTCGCAGCGAGGGTCAACGCGAGCCCCGGATGA
- a CDS encoding urease accessory UreF family protein has product MRMLSSLSPISPLLLLADARFPAGGHAHSGGIEEAVARAVVEDVTTLGPFLAGRLATSGRVAAAAAGAVCERSLRGLAATDGCALRQLWLDVDAELDARYPSPAWRSASRTQGAQFLRGALAVLGGPILRSLREHAPRSPHHAVAMGAAAAAAGLNPREAAVAVAYLSVAGPASAAVRLIGLDPFEITRAVAALMGEIDEIGIAAAQQAHLPLKELPAAAEPVSDLLAEAHLRRKECLFAS; this is encoded by the coding sequence ATGAGGATGCTCAGCTCTCTGTCGCCGATCTCACCCCTGCTGCTGCTGGCCGACGCCCGGTTCCCCGCTGGGGGCCATGCTCATTCCGGCGGAATCGAGGAGGCGGTCGCGCGCGCCGTGGTGGAGGACGTCACGACGCTGGGGCCGTTCCTTGCCGGGCGGCTCGCCACGAGCGGTCGTGTCGCAGCGGCTGCGGCGGGTGCAGTGTGCGAGCGGTCTCTGCGCGGTCTGGCGGCGACGGATGGTTGCGCCCTGAGACAGCTGTGGCTGGATGTTGACGCCGAGCTCGACGCCCGGTACCCATCGCCCGCTTGGCGCAGCGCATCTCGCACGCAGGGAGCGCAGTTCCTGCGGGGTGCCCTCGCGGTGCTCGGAGGGCCGATCCTCAGGTCACTCCGGGAGCATGCACCTCGTTCTCCTCATCACGCGGTGGCCATGGGAGCGGCGGCCGCGGCAGCGGGGCTCAACCCGCGAGAGGCGGCCGTCGCCGTTGCGTACTTGTCGGTCGCGGGGCCGGCGTCGGCCGCCGTCCGGTTGATCGGCCTCGACCCGTTCGAGATCACGCGGGCCGTCGCCGCGCTCATGGGGGAGATCGACGAGATAGGGATCGCTGCGGCCCAGCAAGCGCACCTTCCGCTGAAGGAGCTCCCCGCGGCGGCGGAGCCGGTGAGTGACCTCCTCGCCGAAGCACATCTCCGACGGAAGGAATGTCTCTTTGCCTCGTGA